A single genomic interval of Algiphilus sp. harbors:
- a CDS encoding ATP-binding protein yields MARFRCVVRAAVALGLLLGAGPVHPESPDSGALRLTADRDSVPVWPHLEILEDRAATLGPDQVAVKPDAHWAPLERAHQHFGPRSSALWARFTVRNVDGERRRWVIVQEQTFVDDVRLYRREPGGGWRRVTGLRDASADWFGGARNPAFEVTLPAGAPVAFLVRTQTRSLQRFPLVVQSAAHYQRSERMGYMASGVVMAVPLAVAGFVLMLWHAQRQRSLLVITGLIVSEMVGAAWVGGVLHAIAPGVDPAWLGAVGLTSWMLTVALGYLHARIFLDLDSAAPRLARAFRVLPWFLAVFLLFELAGSGIGRNLLIYATFVSLLMFFGASVWQARRGLPYARVYALAWGTYLASVSVIIVNLLGTIPPNVSNLTLFAQGSVVSLLFAIAAVGQVRGNELRTQAALQQTRARNAVLREFRTLFDNASVGLYRADSAGRILRANPALARMQGCASGAELAERLDGHGRLWHADAATHRALLAALDRDGGIVDHEYATGDGRRLVENARLAERRPDGGFIYEGAVQDISERYRMERRLREANAATERAMADRQRLFSATNHDLRQPLQSLGLFIELAHGRARDPKVRQWLEQMRASHASLSDTIDGLLALSRLEAQAVQPDITVFALEPMLAALGAEYAVLAEARSLRMRTRGSRLHVRSDRVLVERMLRNLLGNALRYTDSGTVLLGVRRRGDRAGIQVLDTGQGIEADAQARIFDEFEQSASGRRAGAGIGLGLAIVRGLAELLGIEVRMHSIAGRGSCFELLLPLAGAGEAAAPTGTDAQCVLEGRRVLVVDDDPDVRGAFAELLRSRGADVACAAGSDEAVACARPLPDLLILDRHLADGTGEACHRRLIAEAGVCCPVLLVSAESAIPALEGHPRSVALRKPVAPDVLFGAIGRLLDAAA; encoded by the coding sequence ATGGCGCGGTTCCGGTGCGTCGTTCGCGCCGCGGTGGCGCTCGGCCTGCTGCTCGGTGCCGGCCCCGTCCATCCGGAATCGCCGGATTCCGGCGCATTGCGGCTGACGGCGGATCGCGACAGCGTCCCGGTATGGCCCCATCTCGAGATCCTCGAGGACCGCGCCGCGACGCTCGGTCCCGACCAGGTGGCGGTAAAACCGGACGCACACTGGGCGCCGCTCGAGCGCGCGCATCAGCACTTCGGGCCGCGCAGCTCGGCGCTGTGGGCGCGTTTCACGGTGCGCAACGTCGATGGCGAGCGCCGGCGCTGGGTCATCGTGCAGGAACAGACCTTCGTCGACGACGTGCGGCTCTACCGGCGCGAGCCCGGCGGCGGCTGGCGCCGCGTGACCGGATTGCGCGACGCATCCGCCGACTGGTTCGGGGGCGCGCGCAATCCCGCCTTCGAGGTGACGCTGCCCGCGGGCGCGCCGGTCGCGTTCCTGGTGCGGACGCAGACCCGGTCGCTGCAGCGCTTCCCGCTGGTGGTGCAGTCGGCGGCGCACTACCAGCGCAGCGAGCGCATGGGCTACATGGCCAGCGGTGTCGTCATGGCCGTTCCACTGGCGGTCGCGGGCTTCGTGCTCATGCTCTGGCACGCGCAGCGCCAGCGCAGCCTGCTGGTGATCACCGGACTCATCGTCAGCGAGATGGTGGGGGCGGCCTGGGTCGGCGGCGTGCTGCATGCGATCGCGCCGGGGGTCGATCCGGCCTGGCTGGGCGCCGTCGGACTGACCAGCTGGATGCTGACCGTGGCGCTGGGCTATCTGCACGCTCGCATCTTCCTGGATCTGGACAGCGCCGCGCCGCGTCTGGCGCGGGCGTTCCGCGTCCTGCCCTGGTTCCTGGCGGTCTTCCTGCTGTTCGAGCTGGCGGGCTCCGGCATCGGCCGCAATCTCCTGATCTACGCGACCTTCGTCTCGCTGCTGATGTTCTTCGGCGCGTCCGTGTGGCAGGCCCGGCGGGGGCTTCCCTACGCGCGGGTCTACGCGCTGGCGTGGGGCACCTATCTCGCGTCGGTGAGCGTCATCATCGTCAATCTGCTCGGCACCATTCCGCCCAATGTGTCGAATCTGACCCTGTTCGCGCAGGGTTCGGTGGTGTCGCTGCTGTTCGCCATCGCCGCCGTCGGGCAGGTGCGCGGCAACGAGCTGCGCACCCAGGCCGCGCTGCAGCAGACCCGTGCGCGCAACGCCGTGCTGCGCGAATTCCGGACGCTCTTCGACAATGCTTCGGTGGGGCTCTACCGCGCCGACTCGGCCGGCCGCATCCTGCGCGCCAATCCGGCGCTGGCCCGGATGCAGGGTTGCGCGTCCGGAGCCGAGCTGGCGGAACGCCTTGATGGGCACGGTCGCCTCTGGCACGCCGATGCCGCCACCCACCGAGCCCTGCTCGCCGCCCTCGACAGGGACGGCGGCATCGTCGACCACGAGTACGCCACCGGCGACGGCCGGCGGCTGGTGGAGAACGCGCGCCTGGCGGAGCGACGCCCGGACGGCGGCTTCATCTACGAGGGCGCGGTACAGGACATCTCCGAGCGCTATCGCATGGAGCGCCGCCTGCGCGAAGCCAACGCCGCCACCGAGCGCGCGATGGCCGATCGGCAGCGCCTGTTCTCGGCCACCAATCACGATCTGCGCCAGCCGCTGCAGTCGCTGGGCCTGTTCATCGAGCTCGCCCACGGGCGCGCGCGGGACCCCAAGGTGCGGCAGTGGCTCGAGCAGATGCGGGCCTCGCACGCGAGCCTCTCCGACACCATCGACGGCCTGCTCGCGCTGTCCCGCCTGGAAGCGCAGGCGGTGCAGCCGGACATCACGGTGTTCGCGCTGGAGCCGATGCTGGCGGCGCTCGGCGCCGAGTACGCGGTGCTTGCCGAAGCGCGCTCGCTGCGCATGCGCACGCGCGGGTCCCGGCTGCACGTGCGCAGCGACCGGGTGCTGGTCGAGCGCATGCTGCGCAACCTGCTGGGCAATGCGCTGCGCTACACCGACAGCGGCACGGTCCTGCTGGGGGTGCGGCGGCGCGGCGACCGCGCCGGCATCCAGGTGCTGGATACCGGTCAGGGCATCGAGGCCGATGCGCAGGCGCGCATCTTCGACGAGTTCGAGCAGTCGGCGTCCGGCCGGCGCGCCGGTGCGGGCATCGGGCTCGGCCTCGCCATCGTGCGGGGGCTCGCCGAGCTGCTCGGCATCGAGGTGCGGATGCACTCGATCGCCGGTCGTGGAAGCTGCTTCGAGCTGCTGCTCCCGCTCGCCGGAGCCGGCGAGGCGGCCGCGCCGACCGGCACGGATGCGCAGTGCGTGCTGGAGGGCCGGCGGGTACTGGTGGTCGACGACGATCCCGACGTGCGGGGTGCCTTCGCCGAGCTGCTGCGCAGCCGCGGCGCGGACGTCGCCTGCGCCGCCGGCAGCGACGAGGCCGTGGCGTGCGCCCGGCCGCTTCCCGATCTGCTGATCCTGGACCGGCATCTCGCCGACGGAACCGGCGAGGCATGCCATCGCCGGCTGATCGCCGAGGCCGGCGTGTGCTGCCCGGTGCTGCTGGTGAGCGCCGAATCCGCGATACCGGCGCTCGAGGGGCATCCGCGCAGCGTCGCGCTGCGTAAACCGGTGGCGCCGGACGTCCTGTTCGGCGCCATCGGGCGCCTGCTCGATGCCGCGGCCTGA
- a CDS encoding response regulator transcription factor, with amino-acid sequence MPGDWILVVDDHPLFAAAVSDIVTQLAPETGVEIADSVAAARALVTRLGAPRLALLDLNLPDSPASRSLEALGAMADGAPVVVISAHDDPLRVRQAMAAGAVGFISKSQRPQRIMRDLAGVLAGAAVAPPVPEPAAATRELPLSPRQREVLDGVAAGRSNKEIAAALGVSPGTVKVHLREIFARLGARNRMEAVALYHRGG; translated from the coding sequence ATGCCGGGCGACTGGATTCTGGTGGTGGACGACCATCCGCTGTTCGCGGCGGCGGTGAGCGATATCGTGACGCAGCTCGCGCCGGAGACCGGCGTCGAGATCGCCGACAGCGTCGCGGCGGCGCGGGCGCTGGTTACCCGGCTCGGGGCGCCGCGTCTCGCGCTGCTCGATCTGAATCTGCCCGACAGTCCGGCCAGCCGCAGCCTGGAGGCGCTGGGCGCCATGGCCGATGGCGCCCCGGTGGTCGTCATCAGCGCCCACGATGATCCGCTGCGCGTGCGCCAGGCGATGGCGGCGGGCGCGGTCGGCTTCATATCCAAGTCGCAGCGGCCGCAGCGGATCATGCGGGATCTGGCGGGCGTTCTCGCCGGCGCGGCGGTCGCGCCACCGGTGCCGGAGCCTGCGGCTGCCACCCGGGAGCTGCCGCTGTCGCCGCGCCAGCGCGAAGTGCTCGATGGCGTGGCCGCGGGCCGCTCGAACAAGGAGATCGCCGCGGCGCTCGGCGTGTCGCCCGGAACGGTGAAGGTGCACCTGCGCGAGATCTTCGCGCGGCTCGGTGCGCGCAATCGCATGGAGGCGGTCGCGCTCTACCACCGCGGCGGCTGA
- a CDS encoding efflux RND transporter periplasmic adaptor subunit gives MSHRQVLQRGAFAPLLVIALGVLAACGSGDDAAPPPEPAPVDVQVVSATDVVQHATYPGRARGVREVEVRARVEGILEARVYDEGAFVEADDILFRIDPRPARIAVQRAEAVLADATAAVDQAQRNWDRISGLYERDATSTSARDEARSALDLARAQRALARAELDAARLDLSYTEVRAPVSGHTSLERVPEGSLVDRGTLLAVVTQRDPLHVRFSLPEADALLRDGSDDPATREAELLLPDGSVYTRTGTVDFRDSRVDPATGTVTVRAVFPNPDGRLQPGQFLRVRVALQSLAGVYRIPESAIGEGAEGPRVFLEVDGEARVRNVTLGPVVDGMQIIREGLDDGDRVIVSGLPGLADGASVRARNGGDGEG, from the coding sequence ATGTCGCACCGCCAAGTCCTGCAGCGGGGCGCGTTCGCGCCCCTTCTCGTTATCGCCCTGGGCGTCCTCGCCGCCTGCGGTTCCGGCGACGATGCCGCGCCGCCGCCGGAACCGGCGCCGGTCGACGTGCAGGTGGTCAGCGCCACCGATGTCGTGCAGCACGCGACCTATCCGGGCCGCGCCCGCGGCGTGCGCGAGGTCGAGGTGCGGGCGCGGGTCGAGGGCATCCTCGAGGCGCGCGTCTACGACGAGGGCGCCTTCGTCGAGGCCGACGACATCCTGTTCCGCATCGACCCGCGCCCGGCGCGCATCGCCGTGCAGCGTGCCGAGGCCGTGCTGGCCGACGCCACCGCCGCGGTCGATCAGGCGCAGCGCAACTGGGATCGCATTTCCGGGCTCTACGAGCGCGACGCCACCAGCACCAGCGCGCGCGACGAGGCGCGCTCGGCGCTCGATCTGGCCAGGGCGCAGCGCGCGCTGGCGCGTGCGGAGCTCGATGCTGCTCGGCTCGATCTGAGCTACACCGAAGTGCGCGCGCCGGTCTCCGGTCACACCAGCCTCGAGCGCGTGCCCGAGGGCTCCCTGGTGGATCGCGGCACGCTGCTGGCGGTGGTGACGCAGCGCGATCCGCTGCACGTGCGCTTCTCGCTTCCCGAGGCCGACGCTCTCCTGCGCGACGGCTCGGACGACCCCGCCACGCGCGAGGCCGAGCTGCTGCTACCGGACGGCAGCGTCTACACGCGGACCGGCACGGTGGATTTCCGGGACAGCCGCGTCGATCCGGCGACCGGGACGGTCACCGTGCGCGCGGTGTTCCCGAACCCCGACGGTCGCCTGCAGCCGGGTCAGTTCCTGCGCGTGCGCGTGGCGCTGCAGTCGCTGGCGGGCGTCTACCGGATTCCCGAGTCCGCCATCGGCGAGGGCGCGGAGGGGCCGCGCGTCTTCCTCGAGGTCGACGGTGAAGCGCGCGTCCGCAACGTCACGCTCGGACCGGTGGTCGACGGCATGCAGATCATCCGCGAGGGCCTCGATGACGGCGACCGCGTCATCGTGTCGGGCCTGCCGGGGCTGGCGGATGGCGCCAGCGTCCGTGCGCGCAACGGCGGGGACGGCGAAGGCTGA
- a CDS encoding TetR/AcrR family transcriptional regulator produces MRRTKEQTAETREALLDAAEIVFDRRGVARATLEEIAREAGMTRGALYWHFGNKQELYAAMLERVRLPLAEGESALQSLADPFAALEDFAARVFRRVDGCTQTRRVYTIAFLRREHLPAESGLDEVEREMRNVGRRDFVAAFRRAQELDELRPDVTPELAATALQCHLVGIFYIGMQETETFRLYEDGVAMVRCFLESYRAR; encoded by the coding sequence ATGCGCCGCACCAAGGAACAGACCGCCGAAACGCGCGAAGCGCTGCTGGATGCAGCCGAGATCGTCTTCGACCGGCGTGGCGTCGCGCGTGCGACCCTCGAGGAGATCGCGCGCGAGGCCGGCATGACGCGCGGCGCACTCTACTGGCACTTCGGGAACAAGCAGGAGCTCTATGCCGCCATGCTCGAGCGCGTGCGCCTGCCGCTGGCCGAGGGCGAGTCCGCCCTGCAGTCGCTCGCCGACCCCTTCGCCGCACTGGAGGACTTCGCGGCGCGCGTGTTCCGGCGCGTGGACGGCTGCACGCAGACCCGACGCGTCTACACCATCGCCTTCCTGCGACGCGAACATCTGCCGGCCGAGTCCGGTCTCGACGAGGTCGAACGCGAGATGCGCAACGTCGGACGGCGCGACTTCGTGGCCGCCTTCCGCCGCGCCCAGGAGCTGGACGAGCTGCGCCCCGACGTGACGCCGGAGCTGGCGGCGACCGCGCTGCAGTGCCACCTGGTCGGCATCTTCTACATCGGCATGCAGGAGACCGAGACCTTCCGGCTCTATGAAGACGGCGTGGCGATGGTGCGCTGCTTCCTGGAGAGTTATCGCGCGAGGTAA